TTCATCGCCGCCCCCACCCTATCCGGCCGGAATGTCCGCCGCGCCGCCGATCCGCTTTTTGAGGAAATAGCGGCGACTGCCCACGGGATGGTCCTCGATCGTCCCGTAGAGCTCGAAACCGAGCTTCTCGTAAAATCCGCGCGCCTGAAATTCGAAGGTGTCGAGCCGGATGCCGACACAACCGTCGGCACGTGCAATCGCCTCCGCGCGCGCCATCAGCCGCGCGCCGATCCCCTGCCCGCGCGCACTCTCGGGCACGACGAGCAATTCGACGAACAGCCAGTCATAGCCGATGGTACCCCACAGGCCGCCCCGGTCGCTGTTATCGGCATCGCGCAGCAGGATCGCCACCGGGCGAAAGCCGCCATCCCCTGCACGCGCGACATTATAGGCGCGCAGCGGTGCCAGCACCGCCTCGCGATGCCGCGCGTCTGGCGCTTCCGGCTCGTGCAGCCGGAAGCCGCCGCCCTGCGCCATCAGAATACCGCGCGCGGGCTCGGATCGCCCATCATCGCCTGGCGCACCAGCGGGATCGGCGGGCCGCCATAGCTCAGGAACTGATCGTGGAACGCCTTCCACGCCTTGCGCCCGCCATTTCGGGCGGTCCAGTCGGCGCGCAGCTTGCGGATCATCAGCTTGCCCATCGTATAGTTGAGGAACGCCGGGTCGTAGGTACCGCGCGCCGCCTGCTGCCGCGCATTGCCTTCGTCGATATAGCATTGCTGCTGGAACATCTGCTGCGCCTCGGCCTGGGTCATGCCCTGCGCATGCAGGCCGATCGCGGCGAGGAAGCGGCAATTGCGCAGCAACGCATTGGAAAGCTGGCCGATATGCGTTGCGGGGTCGCCCTCGCGCAGCCCGGCCTCCCACATCATTTCCTCGCTGTAATGCGCCCAGCCTTCGGCGAAGGCATAGCCTACGAAAATCTGCCCCAGCACCGATTGCGAACGATTGGCGTGGAGGAACTGGAGGAAATGCCCCGGCATGATTTCATGCACGGTGGTGAACAGCAGATCGGGCTCGGCCGGGATATAGGCGCGTTGCACCTCGGCCGGCCAGCTCGGATCGGGCGGCGAGATATAGTAGATGGACGGCAGCCCCTTATCGAAGGGTCCGGGAATATCGAT
This genomic interval from Sphingosinithalassobacter tenebrarum contains the following:
- a CDS encoding GNAT family N-acetyltransferase translates to MAQGGGFRLHEPEAPDARHREAVLAPLRAYNVARAGDGGFRPVAILLRDADNSDRGGLWGTIGYDWLFVELLVVPESARGQGIGARLMARAEAIARADGCVGIRLDTFEFQARGFYEKLGFELYGTIEDHPVGSRRYFLKKRIGGAADIPAG